The Arachis hypogaea cultivar Tifrunner chromosome 16, arahy.Tifrunner.gnm2.J5K5, whole genome shotgun sequence genome contains a region encoding:
- the LOC112754109 gene encoding membrane magnesium transporter, with product MALGFAIGVFGVLILFHAAYSTIQYRGLLKITEEEFSGPPFNVVTELSLGLVLCMWAALTVPGKFLSIHPDSEENRIVSLPANLDFMIFNHRGKVFPVEMDLKLKQ from the exons ATGGCTTTAGGTTTTGCCATCGGAGTCTTTGGtgttctcattctttttcacgcCGCTTATTCAACCATCCAAT ATAGGGGTTTGCTCAAGATCACCGAAGAAGAGTTTTCAGGGCCTCCCTTCAAT GTGGTGACTGAGCTATCTCTGGGGCTAGTTCTTTGTATGTGGGCTGCGTTAACTGTGCCGGGGAAGTTTCTGTCCATACACCCAGATTCTGAGGAGAATAG GATTGTTTCTTTGCCTGCTAACCTTGACTTCATGATCTTCAACCACCGAGGCAAGGTCTTCCCCGTGGAAATGGATTTGAAGCTGAAACAATGA